In Vibrio bathopelagicus, the following are encoded in one genomic region:
- a CDS encoding prepilin-type N-terminal cleavage/methylation domain-containing protein: MTSKQQGFSLIEVLISFLLIGVASLGLVKLQVYAEQKSDFALHSVEALHFAERQMEYYRTRVSDVSGAVGLIPFSELNQANHCLNTASSDPLSGLSGSAYVMTCEVSNANGALSGALKNITVTIAWQDRMNRAQNIYLETMLSKYSEFD; this comes from the coding sequence ATGACTTCTAAACAACAAGGCTTTAGTTTGATAGAGGTGCTTATCTCTTTTCTGCTCATTGGTGTTGCCTCGTTAGGGTTGGTTAAGCTGCAGGTCTACGCGGAACAAAAATCGGACTTTGCTCTCCACAGTGTGGAGGCTCTGCATTTCGCTGAAAGGCAGATGGAGTATTATCGGACTCGTGTCTCGGATGTGAGTGGGGCGGTCGGGCTAATTCCTTTTTCGGAACTTAACCAGGCGAACCATTGTCTCAACACAGCAAGCTCAGACCCCTTATCTGGTTTGTCAGGCTCTGCGTATGTGATGACTTGTGAGGTGTCCAATGCCAATGGTGCTTTGTCTGGCGCCTTAAAAAACATTACGGTCACAATTGCATGGCAAGATCGTATGAACCGAGCGCAAAACATTTACCTAGAGACAATGCTCTCCAAATACAGTGAGTTTGACTGA
- a CDS encoding AbgT family transporter, with the protein MSNQAVKKAPSTEKISGMDRFLNFIERAGNKIPDPAILFFWALVIVWVASALLSNLSFDLINPQTGAALEVNNLLTGEALASFLANMVTTFTGFAPLGIVLVAMLGVGVADSSGFITTGLKKMLNFTPAKLLTPMLILVAIVSHTAADAGYVLVIPLGGIIFHAAGRHPLAGIAAAFAGVSGGFSANFIPSGIDPLLAGFTQTAANVLDPAYVVNPLANIFFTGLSSVLIVAIGWYVTEKVIEPRLVNTPVDEDAEQAPDLGTFTAIESKAFKFAGWAMVAGIGLLIAALVPENSALRSPEGELTAFSAPVMKSIVPLIFILFIIPGIVYGRVAGTFKNSNDVIKAMSETMATMGAYIVMSFFCAQFLSAFAQSNIGTMLALYGAEGLKAMDLPGEATVVGMILLTAAVNLLVGSASAKWALIGPILVPMLMVVGISPELSQAAYRVGDSVSNIISPLMVFFPLVVVYCQRYVKSTGIGTLASLMMPFSIAMLIGWSIFLLAYWALGIPLGIQAPYTYTM; encoded by the coding sequence ATGAGTAACCAAGCCGTAAAAAAAGCACCATCGACTGAGAAGATCAGTGGGATGGACCGCTTTCTAAACTTCATTGAACGCGCCGGCAACAAAATTCCAGACCCAGCAATTCTGTTCTTCTGGGCTCTAGTTATCGTATGGGTAGCATCTGCACTTTTGTCGAATCTTTCATTCGACCTAATCAACCCTCAAACGGGTGCTGCTCTAGAAGTTAACAACCTACTTACTGGTGAAGCGCTTGCTAGCTTCCTAGCGAATATGGTAACAACATTCACAGGCTTCGCACCGTTAGGCATCGTACTTGTTGCTATGCTAGGTGTTGGCGTTGCTGACTCTTCAGGCTTCATTACGACTGGCCTTAAGAAGATGCTTAACTTCACGCCAGCTAAGCTACTAACGCCAATGCTGATCTTGGTTGCTATCGTGTCTCACACAGCAGCGGATGCAGGTTACGTTCTAGTAATTCCTCTTGGCGGTATCATCTTCCACGCTGCGGGCCGTCACCCTCTAGCAGGTATTGCAGCAGCGTTTGCTGGTGTATCAGGTGGTTTCTCAGCGAACTTCATTCCTTCAGGTATTGATCCGCTACTAGCAGGTTTCACTCAAACAGCGGCAAACGTTCTTGACCCTGCATACGTGGTTAACCCTCTAGCGAACATCTTCTTTACTGGCCTATCTTCAGTTCTAATCGTTGCTATCGGTTGGTACGTAACAGAGAAGGTTATCGAGCCTCGTCTTGTTAACACTCCTGTTGATGAAGATGCAGAACAAGCACCTGATCTAGGTACCTTCACAGCGATTGAATCTAAAGCATTCAAATTTGCTGGTTGGGCAATGGTTGCAGGTATTGGTCTGCTTATCGCAGCTTTGGTTCCTGAAAACTCAGCACTTCGTTCGCCTGAAGGTGAACTAACGGCGTTCTCAGCACCAGTAATGAAGTCTATCGTTCCTTTGATCTTCATCCTGTTTATTATTCCGGGTATCGTCTACGGCCGTGTAGCGGGTACTTTCAAGAATAGTAATGATGTTATCAAAGCAATGTCTGAGACGATGGCAACGATGGGCGCATACATTGTAATGTCGTTCTTCTGTGCTCAGTTCCTATCTGCATTCGCTCAATCAAACATCGGTACTATGCTGGCACTTTACGGTGCTGAAGGCCTGAAAGCGATGGACCTTCCTGGTGAAGCAACGGTTGTTGGTATGATTCTACTAACGGCAGCAGTTAACCTTCTTGTAGGTTCAGCTTCAGCTAAGTGGGCACTGATTGGTCCTATCCTAGTTCCTATGCTAATGGTTGTGGGTATCTCTCCAGAGCTATCTCAAGCGGCTTACCGTGTAGGCGATTCTGTGTCTAATATCATCTCTCCACTGATGGTGTTCTTCCCACTGGTTGTTGTTTACTGTCAACGTTACGTTAAGTCGACAGGTATCGGTACTCTAGCTTCTCTAATGATGCCATTCTCGATTGCTATGCTAATCGGTTGGTCAATCTTCTTGCTAGCTTACTGGGCTCTTGGTATCCCACTAGGTATCCAAGCTCCTTACACTTACACAATGTAA
- a CDS encoding hemolysin family protein — translation MKILLLVGLIVLNGLFAMSEIALVAAKNSRLKRLAEKHRSAQVALELKENPTRFLSTIQIGITVIGLLSGIVGEATLSAPLAIQLELWGFDPTQANILSTAVVVVGITYFAIVVGELVPKRFAQSQAENIAVLVALPIFWLSKIATPFVFALSASTEGILKLMGRGGEEDSVTEDDIHALVKEGSESGVIERGEQEMIRNILQLDDRLVSSLMTPRRDVDFLDIDQPVEHIFKKLRSSKHSVFPLCQDHLNKVVGTVSAKALLNQAGNLSIQVIMGLSKSPIYVPESMKALRLLSYFKESGTEMAFIVDEYGDVQGLVTHYDILEAIAGELSNNPNDLWTEQIEDGLLVDGLIPISELKNRLELSELEGESEGFQTLNGLVTWLIGRLPDTGEVVQCQQWQFEITSVENNRIVSVKATKIVNELGDAVS, via the coding sequence ATGAAAATTCTGCTTTTAGTAGGGTTAATTGTTTTAAATGGTCTGTTTGCCATGTCAGAGATTGCACTGGTAGCAGCAAAGAATAGTCGGCTGAAACGCTTAGCCGAAAAACATCGCTCCGCTCAGGTTGCACTTGAGCTCAAAGAAAATCCAACCCGCTTCCTTTCAACCATTCAAATCGGTATTACGGTAATCGGCCTACTCAGCGGTATTGTGGGCGAGGCGACGCTATCTGCGCCACTGGCCATTCAACTTGAGCTTTGGGGATTCGACCCAACACAAGCGAATATCTTGTCTACTGCGGTAGTCGTTGTCGGTATTACTTACTTCGCGATTGTTGTGGGAGAGTTGGTGCCAAAACGCTTTGCTCAATCCCAAGCTGAAAACATCGCCGTGTTAGTCGCGCTGCCTATCTTCTGGTTATCTAAAATCGCGACGCCGTTTGTGTTTGCGTTGTCTGCTTCAACCGAAGGTATTCTCAAGTTAATGGGACGTGGTGGCGAAGAAGACAGTGTGACTGAAGATGATATTCATGCTCTCGTGAAAGAGGGCTCTGAATCTGGTGTGATAGAGCGTGGTGAGCAAGAGATGATTCGCAATATCTTGCAGCTTGATGATCGCCTTGTGAGCTCGTTGATGACGCCACGTCGAGACGTCGATTTTCTGGATATTGACCAACCCGTTGAGCACATATTCAAAAAATTACGATCGTCAAAGCACAGTGTGTTTCCATTGTGCCAAGATCACCTCAATAAAGTGGTTGGTACGGTGTCGGCCAAAGCCTTGCTGAATCAGGCGGGCAATTTAAGTATTCAAGTGATCATGGGGCTGTCTAAGTCTCCGATATATGTTCCTGAGTCTATGAAGGCGCTGCGTTTACTTAGCTACTTTAAAGAATCGGGTACAGAAATGGCATTCATTGTCGATGAATATGGCGATGTGCAAGGGCTGGTGACTCATTACGATATTCTTGAAGCGATTGCAGGTGAGCTATCTAATAACCCGAATGACCTATGGACAGAGCAAATTGAAGACGGGTTGCTGGTGGATGGTTTAATCCCTATCAGTGAGCTCAAGAACCGCTTAGAGCTGTCAGAGTTAGAAGGGGAAAGCGAAGGCTTCCAAACATTGAATGGCCTTGTCACTTGGCTAATTGGGCGTTTACCCGATACAGGGGAAGTCGTTCAATGTCAGCAATGGCAGTTTGAAATCACCTCGGTCGAGAACAACCGTATCGTGAGTGTTAAAGCGACAAAAATAGTCAATGAGCTAGGCGATGCTGTTAGTTAG
- the mltF gene encoding membrane-bound lytic murein transglycosylase MltF — protein MHKITLIFSSKFLLLAIALFGITGCQIESEPKSVLEQIRDRGVLRVGTLNNQLSYYIGPDGPAGLDYELAREFAEELGVKLEVKPAYRLSGLFPALKKGEIDLIATGLTQNSNLTRAYRAAPAYYYVSQQVVYKKGQWRPRNLDQLIKFENERQAEFVKEQSESEETAPNETLTPSLVVVKDSHFEPTLKQLQNIHDDFIYDAVGNADINDLLKEVSTGERLFTVADSIELSLAQRLYPDVALAFELTEDQPISWYLERSEDESLYALLIEFFGNLKQSGELASLEEKYIGHIGTFDYVDTRAFIRALDSKLPKWSPLFQQYSQEFDWRLIAALAYQESHWNPVARSPTGVRGMMMLTLPTAKSVGVTNRLDPKQSVQGGVEYLRRIVNRVPDSITQHEKIWFALASYNVGYGHMMDARRLTKAQGGNPDAWGDVKDRLPLLRQKKYYSQTRYGYARGDEARNYVENIRRYYQSIIGHVNKRNKEEEANLEGLVVIPPLEVSGAESTISAAESTMNDSEPSK, from the coding sequence ATGCATAAAATTACGCTGATCTTTTCGTCTAAATTCCTTTTGCTCGCTATCGCTCTGTTCGGGATAACTGGATGTCAGATTGAGTCTGAACCTAAAAGTGTTCTTGAACAGATACGAGATCGCGGCGTTCTGCGTGTCGGCACACTGAATAACCAACTCTCTTATTACATTGGTCCCGATGGCCCTGCAGGCTTAGATTACGAACTGGCTCGTGAGTTTGCTGAAGAGCTCGGTGTAAAGCTTGAGGTTAAACCAGCATACCGCTTATCCGGCCTATTCCCAGCTTTGAAGAAAGGCGAAATCGATCTTATCGCGACCGGATTAACACAAAACAGTAACCTGACACGTGCGTATCGCGCTGCACCTGCTTATTACTATGTAAGCCAACAAGTCGTGTACAAGAAAGGTCAATGGCGACCAAGAAACCTCGATCAACTGATCAAGTTTGAGAACGAGCGTCAGGCCGAGTTTGTAAAAGAACAATCTGAATCAGAAGAAACGGCACCAAATGAAACACTGACGCCATCTTTAGTTGTGGTGAAAGACTCACACTTTGAACCAACACTAAAACAGCTTCAGAACATACACGATGACTTTATCTACGATGCGGTCGGTAATGCGGACATCAATGACCTGCTAAAAGAAGTATCAACCGGAGAGCGACTATTTACCGTTGCAGACTCCATTGAGCTCTCATTGGCGCAACGTTTATACCCTGATGTAGCTCTTGCTTTCGAACTCACCGAAGACCAACCTATCTCTTGGTACTTAGAGCGTTCAGAAGATGAAAGCCTGTATGCGCTGCTGATTGAGTTCTTCGGTAACCTTAAACAGTCTGGTGAACTGGCTTCACTGGAAGAGAAATACATCGGCCACATTGGTACCTTTGACTACGTTGATACTCGTGCCTTTATCCGCGCATTGGATAGCAAGCTACCTAAATGGTCACCACTGTTTCAGCAATACTCGCAAGAATTTGATTGGCGCTTGATTGCTGCTTTGGCATACCAAGAGTCACACTGGAACCCAGTCGCGCGTTCTCCTACTGGTGTTCGAGGCATGATGATGTTGACGCTGCCAACCGCGAAGAGCGTAGGTGTTACCAATCGCCTTGACCCTAAACAGTCAGTACAAGGCGGTGTCGAGTACCTGCGCCGTATCGTTAACCGAGTTCCAGACTCTATTACTCAACATGAAAAGATCTGGTTTGCCCTCGCGTCATATAACGTAGGTTACGGTCACATGATGGATGCTCGCCGCTTAACCAAAGCACAAGGCGGCAACCCTGACGCTTGGGGTGATGTAAAAGATCGACTTCCTCTGTTGAGACAGAAGAAGTACTACAGCCAAACTCGATACGGCTATGCGCGTGGTGATGAAGCAAGAAATTACGTTGAGAATATTCGCCGTTATTACCAAAGCATTATTGGCCACGTTAATAAGCGTAACAAAGAGGAAGAAGCCAATCTTGAAGGTTTGGTTGTTATCCCACCTTTAGAGGTTTCAGGCGCTGAATCAACAATCAGTGCGGCAGAATCCACAATGAACGACTCTGAGCCGTCCAAATAA
- the purL gene encoding phosphoribosylformylglycinamidine synthase produces the protein MRILRGSPALSEFRVNKLLELCRELSLPVTGIYAEFAHFADLTADLDASEVEKLEKLLTYGPTIEEHEPEGLLLLATPRPGTISPWSSKSTDIAHNCGLAKVSRLERGTAFYIETSSELSELQLVEVKAILHDRMMEVVFTDFESAVALFTVAEPAPYAEVDLLTGGRKALEKANVTLGLALAEDEIDYLLESFTEKLGRNPTDIELMMFAQANSEHCRHKIFNADWTIDGVKQEKSLFKMIKNTFETTPEHVLSAYKDNAAVMTGSEVGRFFPDPETRQYNYHQEKTHILMKVETHNHPTAISPWPGASTGSGGEIRDEGATGIGGKPKAGLVAFSVSNLKIPNFVQPWETDFGKPSRIVTALDIMLEGPLGGAAFNNEFGRPNLLGYFRTYEEKVNSHAGEEVRGYHKPIMLAGGLGNIRDDHVQKKEIPVGASLIVLGGPAMNIGLGGGAASSMDSGSSSEDLDFASVQRENPEMERRCQEVIDRCWQLGDANPIAFIHDVGAGGISNALPELVDDGERGGIFNLRDVPNDEPGMSPLEIWCNESQERYVMAVADKDMATFDAICKRERAPYAVVGKATEERDLKLEDSHFDNTPIDMPMDILLGKTPKMHRDAKTLKANNPAIDRSGIELNEAVDRILRLPTVAEKTFLITIGDRSVTGLVARDQMVGPWQVPVANCAVTAASYDSYHGEAMSLGERTPVALLDFGASARLAVGEAITNIAATNIGDIKHIKLSANWMSPAGHPGEDAGLYEAVKAVGEELCPALGLTIPVGKDSMSMKTKWEENGEQKEVTSPLSLVITAFARVEDVRKTITPQLRTDKGNTSLVLIDLGNGKNRLGATALAQVYKQLGDKPADVDNAAQLKGFYEGVQALVANDQVVAYHDKGDGGLFVTLAEMAFAGHCGVNADIAALLSASENSEDTLAALFNEELGAVIQIRNDDLDAVLSTLAANGLEACSHVIGSVVGEGEASDEVVIKSGADVVIQRNRTELRTIWAETTHKMQGLRDNPICADQEHEAKKDNSDPGLNVKLSFDVNEDIAAPYINTGAKPKMAILREQGVNSHVEMAAAFDRAGFEATDIHMSDILTGQAVLEEYNGLVACGGFSYGDVLGAGEGWAKSVLFNDSTRDQFENFFKREDTFSLGVCNGCQMLSNLRELIPGAEYWPRFVRNESERFEARFSLVEVQKSDSVFFNGMEGSRMPIAVSHGEGRVEVRDNDHLNAIENSGTVALRYVDNNGNQTQQYPNNPNGSPNAITGLTTTDGRVTIMMPHPERVFRTVANSWSPEGWGENGAWMRMFQNARKNVG, from the coding sequence ATGAGAATTTTGCGTGGCTCCCCAGCTCTATCTGAGTTTCGTGTTAACAAGCTTTTAGAGCTTTGTCGTGAATTAAGCTTACCTGTAACAGGTATTTACGCTGAGTTTGCCCACTTTGCTGATTTAACGGCAGACCTAGATGCGTCTGAAGTTGAGAAGCTAGAAAAGCTACTGACTTACGGTCCAACGATTGAAGAGCATGAACCAGAAGGTTTATTGCTGCTTGCAACGCCACGTCCAGGCACTATCTCGCCTTGGTCTTCAAAATCTACTGATATCGCACATAACTGTGGACTGGCTAAAGTGTCACGTCTAGAGCGCGGTACAGCTTTCTATATTGAAACTTCTTCTGAACTTTCTGAGCTTCAACTTGTTGAGGTGAAAGCAATCCTGCACGACCGAATGATGGAAGTGGTTTTCACTGACTTCGAATCAGCGGTGGCACTATTCACGGTTGCTGAGCCTGCTCCTTATGCGGAAGTCGACCTATTAACTGGTGGACGTAAAGCGCTTGAAAAAGCAAACGTTACCTTAGGTCTTGCACTTGCAGAAGATGAGATCGATTACCTTCTTGAAAGCTTCACTGAGAAGCTAGGTCGTAACCCGACTGACATCGAGCTAATGATGTTCGCACAAGCGAACTCAGAGCACTGTCGTCACAAGATCTTTAACGCTGATTGGACTATCGATGGCGTTAAGCAAGAAAAATCATTGTTCAAGATGATTAAGAACACTTTTGAAACGACACCAGAACACGTTCTGTCTGCTTATAAAGATAACGCAGCAGTAATGACAGGTTCTGAAGTCGGTCGTTTCTTCCCAGATCCAGAAACTCGCCAGTACAACTATCACCAAGAGAAAACACACATCTTGATGAAAGTTGAAACGCACAACCATCCAACGGCAATCTCTCCATGGCCGGGCGCATCAACAGGTTCAGGCGGTGAAATCCGTGATGAAGGCGCAACAGGTATCGGTGGTAAGCCAAAAGCTGGTCTTGTAGCGTTCTCTGTATCTAACCTTAAGATCCCGAACTTCGTTCAACCTTGGGAAACTGACTTTGGTAAGCCAAGCCGTATCGTTACTGCATTGGATATCATGCTTGAAGGTCCTCTTGGTGGCGCGGCATTCAACAACGAATTTGGTCGTCCAAACCTACTAGGTTACTTCCGCACTTACGAAGAGAAAGTAAATTCTCACGCAGGTGAAGAAGTACGTGGTTACCACAAGCCAATCATGCTGGCTGGTGGTCTAGGTAACATTCGTGATGATCATGTTCAGAAGAAAGAGATCCCAGTAGGTGCAAGCCTAATCGTTCTAGGTGGTCCTGCGATGAACATCGGCCTTGGTGGCGGTGCAGCATCTTCAATGGATTCTGGTTCTTCTTCAGAAGATCTAGATTTCGCTTCTGTACAACGTGAAAACCCAGAAATGGAGCGTCGTTGTCAGGAAGTGATCGACCGTTGTTGGCAGCTAGGTGATGCGAACCCAATCGCATTCATCCACGATGTGGGCGCGGGCGGTATCTCGAATGCACTTCCTGAGCTAGTAGACGATGGTGAACGTGGTGGTATCTTCAACCTACGTGACGTGCCAAACGATGAGCCGGGCATGAGCCCACTTGAGATCTGGTGTAACGAATCTCAAGAGCGCTACGTAATGGCGGTTGCTGATAAAGACATGGCAACATTCGACGCGATTTGTAAACGTGAACGCGCACCTTACGCAGTGGTTGGTAAAGCAACAGAAGAACGTGATCTTAAATTAGAAGATTCTCACTTCGACAACACGCCAATCGACATGCCAATGGACATCCTATTAGGTAAAACACCTAAGATGCACCGTGACGCTAAGACGCTAAAAGCAAACAATCCTGCGATTGACCGTTCTGGTATCGAACTAAACGAAGCGGTTGACCGTATTCTTCGCCTACCAACAGTGGCAGAGAAAACATTCCTTATTACTATCGGTGACCGCTCGGTAACAGGCCTTGTAGCTCGTGACCAAATGGTTGGCCCATGGCAGGTTCCTGTAGCTAACTGCGCAGTAACAGCAGCAAGTTACGACTCTTACCACGGTGAGGCGATGTCTCTTGGTGAGCGCACGCCAGTAGCACTACTAGACTTTGGCGCGTCAGCTCGTCTAGCGGTTGGTGAAGCAATCACTAACATCGCAGCGACGAACATCGGCGATATCAAACACATTAAATTGTCGGCTAACTGGATGTCTCCAGCAGGTCACCCTGGTGAAGATGCAGGTCTTTACGAAGCGGTTAAAGCAGTCGGTGAAGAACTATGTCCGGCACTGGGTCTTACTATCCCGGTAGGTAAAGACTCAATGTCGATGAAGACCAAGTGGGAAGAGAACGGCGAACAGAAAGAAGTCACTTCTCCGCTATCTCTTGTTATCACTGCGTTTGCACGTGTTGAAGACGTTCGTAAGACGATTACGCCGCAGCTTCGTACTGACAAAGGTAATACTTCACTAGTTCTTATCGACCTAGGTAACGGTAAAAACCGTCTAGGTGCAACGGCACTAGCGCAAGTTTACAAGCAGCTTGGTGATAAGCCAGCAGACGTAGACAACGCAGCACAGCTAAAAGGTTTCTACGAAGGCGTTCAAGCTCTTGTTGCTAACGACCAAGTTGTGGCTTACCACGATAAAGGCGACGGTGGTTTATTCGTAACACTGGCTGAAATGGCGTTCGCAGGTCACTGTGGTGTTAATGCTGATATTGCAGCGCTTTTATCTGCATCAGAGAACAGCGAAGATACGCTAGCAGCACTCTTCAACGAAGAGCTAGGTGCGGTAATCCAAATTCGTAACGACGACCTAGATGCAGTACTTTCTACTCTTGCAGCCAATGGCCTAGAAGCGTGTTCACACGTAATCGGCAGCGTTGTTGGTGAAGGGGAAGCATCAGATGAAGTCGTGATTAAGTCAGGTGCAGATGTTGTAATTCAACGTAACCGTACTGAACTGCGTACTATCTGGGCTGAAACCACGCACAAGATGCAAGGCTTACGTGATAACCCAATCTGTGCAGATCAAGAACACGAAGCGAAGAAAGACAACTCAGACCCAGGTCTGAACGTGAAACTAAGCTTTGACGTAAACGAAGACATTGCTGCTCCTTACATCAACACGGGCGCTAAGCCTAAGATGGCAATTCTACGTGAGCAGGGTGTTAACTCTCACGTTGAAATGGCAGCAGCATTCGACCGTGCAGGCTTCGAAGCGACTGATATTCACATGAGCGACATCCTAACGGGTCAAGCGGTACTAGAAGAGTACAACGGCCTTGTGGCTTGTGGTGGTTTCTCTTACGGTGATGTACTGGGCGCTGGTGAAGGTTGGGCTAAATCAGTTCTGTTTAACGATTCTACTCGTGACCAATTTGAAAACTTCTTCAAGCGTGAGGATACTTTCTCTCTAGGTGTATGTAACGGTTGTCAGATGTTGTCTAACCTGCGTGAGCTCATTCCGGGTGCAGAGTACTGGCCACGTTTCGTTCGTAACGAATCAGAGCGTTTTGAAGCTCGTTTCAGCCTAGTTGAAGTTCAGAAGTCTGATTCTGTGTTCTTCAACGGTATGGAAGGTTCTCGTATGCCAATCGCAGTTTCTCACGGTGAAGGCCGCGTAGAAGTGCGTGACAACGACCACCTAAACGCGATTGAAAACTCAGGTACGGTTGCTCTACGTTACGTTGATAACAACGGTAACCAAACGCAGCAATACCCGAACAACCCGAATGGTTCTCCAAACGCTATCACTGGCCTAACAACGACCGATGGCCGTGTGACTATCATGATGCCTCACCCAGAGCGTGTATTCCGCACGGTTGCAAACTCATGGTCTCCAGAAGGTTGGGGCGAGAATGGTGCTTGGATGCGTATGTTCCAAAACGCACGTAAGAACGTGGGTTAA
- a CDS encoding DUF3332 domain-containing protein codes for MKTTITKAVAVAAIVMSLAGCVGSNAVTGKLMKFNVEVVDNRYARAGVNFLLAPVYALTMAADYIVFNSIEFWAGKNPLTGAPHIFDSKVDTMIDVNDSLDDSLKDAPLGFNNRQIEWGEMQQIDENTIRMDITYNDGQKAVLMGVRDGDKVSYYMDGTLVSETSIQALEQLAAEKA; via the coding sequence ATGAAAACAACAATCACAAAAGCAGTTGCAGTGGCAGCGATTGTCATGTCGTTAGCAGGGTGTGTCGGTAGTAACGCTGTTACTGGTAAATTAATGAAGTTCAACGTTGAGGTTGTAGACAACCGTTACGCTCGTGCAGGGGTCAACTTCTTGCTTGCTCCGGTATACGCGCTAACAATGGCTGCCGATTACATTGTATTTAACTCAATCGAATTCTGGGCGGGTAAAAACCCACTCACTGGCGCACCTCACATTTTTGATAGCAAAGTCGATACCATGATTGATGTGAACGACAGCCTCGATGACTCACTGAAAGATGCGCCACTTGGCTTCAATAATCGTCAGATTGAATGGGGTGAAATGCAGCAGATCGATGAGAACACGATTCGTATGGATATCACATACAATGATGGTCAAAAAGCGGTACTGATGGGTGTTCGTGATGGTGATAAAGTCAGTTACTACATGGATGGAACATTAGTTTCAGAGACATCTATTCAAGCTCTTGAACAGCTAGCAGCAGAAAAAGCATAA
- the dapD gene encoding 2,3,4,5-tetrahydropyridine-2,6-dicarboxylate N-succinyltransferase, which produces MAYFSLAFGTATKNRDNKIIEAFFPNPLLNPSDALVAALAEVSGYTEGNQAIEISAAQSAELAKAFAANDDAANASFAEKAAASEQPLVLVVLAADEKPASVAEGFLKLQLISNRLVQPHGTVLDGIFGLLHNIAWTNEGPIDLPELAERQIEARLAGRALSVDCVDKFPKMVDYVVPTGIRIADTSRVRLGAHVGEGTTVMHEGFINFNAGTTGVSMVEGRISAGVVVGNGSDIGGGASIMGTLSGGGTMVISIGENCLLGANAGLGFPMGDRCTVESGLYVTAGTKVRMLDKEGNEVEIIKARDLAGVSDLLFRRNSVTGQIECLANKSAVELNSELHSNN; this is translated from the coding sequence ATGGCTTACTTTTCACTAGCCTTCGGTACGGCAACCAAAAATCGCGACAATAAAATCATTGAAGCGTTCTTCCCTAACCCACTTCTAAACCCAAGCGACGCTCTTGTAGCGGCTTTGGCTGAAGTATCAGGTTACACTGAAGGCAACCAAGCTATCGAAATCTCTGCAGCACAAAGCGCAGAACTGGCGAAAGCATTCGCAGCAAATGACGATGCAGCTAACGCATCTTTCGCAGAAAAAGCAGCAGCGTCTGAACAGCCACTTGTTCTTGTTGTTCTTGCGGCTGACGAGAAGCCAGCATCAGTTGCTGAAGGCTTCCTAAAGCTACAACTTATCTCTAACCGCCTAGTACAACCGCACGGTACTGTACTGGACGGTATCTTCGGTCTACTGCACAACATCGCATGGACAAACGAAGGCCCTATCGATCTTCCTGAGCTGGCTGAGCGTCAAATCGAAGCTCGCCTTGCTGGTCGTGCTCTATCTGTAGATTGCGTAGACAAGTTCCCTAAAATGGTGGATTACGTGGTACCAACAGGTATTCGTATTGCTGACACATCTCGCGTTCGTCTTGGCGCACATGTGGGCGAAGGCACAACAGTAATGCACGAAGGCTTCATAAACTTCAATGCAGGTACGACTGGCGTGAGCATGGTTGAAGGTCGTATCTCTGCAGGTGTTGTTGTAGGTAACGGTTCTGATATCGGCGGCGGCGCTTCTATCATGGGTACTCTGTCTGGTGGCGGTACTATGGTCATTTCTATTGGCGAGAACTGCCTACTAGGCGCAAATGCAGGTCTTGGCTTCCCAATGGGCGATCGTTGTACAGTTGAGTCTGGTCTTTACGTGACTGCGGGTACTAAAGTTCGCATGCTAGATAAAGAAGGCAACGAAGTAGAAATCATTAAAGCTCGCGACCTAGCTGGCGTATCTGATCTTCTATTCCGTCGCAACTCAGTGACAGGTCAAATTGAATGCCTTGCTAACAAATCAGCTGTTGAACTGAACAGCGAACTACACAGCAACAACTAA